A window of the Equus przewalskii isolate Varuska chromosome 10, EquPr2, whole genome shotgun sequence genome harbors these coding sequences:
- the TSPOAP1 gene encoding peripheral-type benzodiazepine receptor-associated protein 1 isoform X7 produces the protein MEQLTSLPRPGDPGAMEPWALPAWQSWTPGQGSEPGGAAPSIADTPAALQLGELGLKESSEPEGARSPRLVGGIDPEGTETELPSLGQQAASSVPSCPMLEDEEAEVFPEGKLNMGFGDGPNLELLRALGELQQRCAILKEENQMLRKSSFPETEEKVRRLKRKNAELAVIAKRLEERARKLQETNLRVVSAPVPRPGASLELCRKALARQRAQDLSETASVLLAKDKQIAALQRECRELQARLTLVGKEGPQWLHVRDFDRLLRESQREVLRLQRQIALRNQQEPPPPPRPPGPAAPARAGAPAPGAPGEATLQEDVESPPVVLGEPEKQQRVQQLESELSKKRKKCESLEQEARKKQRRCEELELQLREAQNENARLVEENSRLSGRATEKEQVEWENAELRGQLLGVTQERDSALRKSQGLQSKLESLEQVLKHMREVAQRRQQLEVEYEQARLSLQEKQQEVQRLQQAQAEAKREHEGAVQLLESTLDSMQVRVRELEEQCRSQTERFSLLAQELQAFRLHPGPLDLLTSALGCSTLGDRPPPPCCCSTPQPCRGSGPKGNLAVEGLAPYPRGSTLSPWSLFRPQTAGPHAFFSLDLDLPPGSPGRCSPKSSEPASATLAGVPRRTAKKAESLSNSSRSESIHNSPKSCPTPEVDTASEVEELEADSVSLLPAAPEGSRGGARIQVFLARYSYNPFEGPNENPEAELPLTAGEYIYIYGNMDEDGFFEGELMDGRRGLVPSNFVERVSDDDLLTSLPPELADLSHSSGPELSFLSGGGGGSSSGGQSSGGRSQPRAEEEAAGDELSLSPLPEGLGEPPAVPYPRHLAILKQLAHSVVLAWEPPPEQVELHGYHICVNGELRQALGPGVPPKAVLEDLDLRAGALRVSVQSLTSRGSSDPLRCCLVVGAQARVVPTQLRVHRLTATSAEITWVPSNSNLAHAIYLNGEECPPACPSTYWATFCHLRPGTLYQARVEAQLPPQGSWEPGWERPEQRAATLQFTTLPAGPPDAPLDVQIEPGPSPGILIISWLPVTIDAAGTSNGVRVTGYAVYADGQKIMEVASPTAGSVLVELSQLQLLQVCSEVAVRTMSPHGESADSIPAPVAPALAVACLPARVFCPSPRPGSEARPPLAPASPGPGDPSSPLRCPDPHGTREPPGGPPASPPRETPKGSQEELPAPCSQEEVGAAVLGASEDRRASGPTVRETVPGPAASSLAKEEAEWTAGEACPAPCSTQEALAQRVPSAEACCGGDTASGLRPRAEREDTAELGVRLVNSLVDHGRNSDLSDIQEEEEEEEEDEELGSRTCSFQKQVAGSCIRENGAKPQPDPIWETDSDEEVLEQILELPLQQFCSKKLFSIPEEEEEEDEEDEEDKERPGAGCSSRDPGLPEPAVLGLGCDSSLPRGPGPCPLSPEPSRAGDRLEDMPGLVGGNSWKRGNGSPEKPPNRRRSPDPREHCSRLLSNCGPQASGRPGPTRERGAPVVGEGAKGGPEAGGRGRPAPSRRCPRGLAPESGLASCLSPKCLEISIEYDSEDEQEAGGGGVSITSSCYLGDGEAWGTAPIGRPRGPLKANSGLNPYPRLLAWEKGEPERRGRSATGRAKEQPSRAAESGEPRGQRGPPRKGGRAPRPTELAPPRSPPEVLAYQDLPVRVFVALFDYDPVSMSPNPDAGEEELPFREGQILKVFGDKDADGFYRGEGGGRTGYIPCNMVAEVAVDSLVGRQQLFQRGYLSPDVLTEGSGHCPFVYSTARTAGPPPKPRRSKKTESEGPAQPSAGFPQPVSSASLKAPRSMVAAFDYNPQESSPNMDVEAELPFRAGDVITVFGGMDDDGFYYGELNGQRGLVPSNFLEGPGPEAGSSDREPGTPQAESQRTRRRRVQC, from the exons ATGGAGCAACTGACATCCCTCCCACGGCCGGGGGACCCTGGAGCCATGGAGCCATGGGCACTGCCCGCCTGGCAGAGCTGGACTCCAGGCCAGGGGAGCGAACCTGGAGGCGCAGCCCCAAGCATTGCTGATACTCCAGCAGCTCTGCAGCTTGGAGAACTGGGGCTTAAGGAGAGCTCTGAGCCCGAGGGAGCCAGGAGCCCCCGACTTGTGGGGGGCATTGACCCTGAAGGAACAGAAACTGAGCTGCCCAGCCTGGGGCAGCAAGCAGCAAGCTCCGTACCCAGCTGCCCGATGCTGGAGGATGAGGAGGCGGAGGTTTTTCCTGAG GGCAAGCTGAACATGGGCTTCGGGGACGGACCCAATCTGGAGCTGCTGAGGGCCCTGGGGGAGCTGCAGCAGCGCTGTGCCATCCTTAAGGAGGaaaaccaaatgctg AGGAAGAGCAGCTTCCCTGAGACGGAGGAGAAGGTGCGGAGGCTGAAGCGGAAGAACGCGGAGCTGGCGGTCATTGCCAAGCGCCTGGAGGAGAGGGCCCGGAAACTGCAGGAGACTAACCTTAGGGTG GTGAGTGCCCCCGTGCCccgtccaggggccagcctggagtTGTGCCGGAAGGCCCTGGCCCGCCAACGAGCCCAGGACCTCAGTGAGACAGCCAGCGTCCTGCTGGCCAAGGACAAGCAGATTGCTGCCTTGCAGCGAGAGTGCAGGGAGCTGCAGGCCAGGCTCACCCTGGTCGGCAAG GAGGGCCCCCAGTGGCTCCACGTGCGGGACTTCGACCGGCTGCTGCGCGAGTCCCAGCGGGAGGTGCTGCGGCTGCAGAGGCAGATCGCTCTGCGCAACCAGCAGGAGCCGCCCCCACCGCCCCGGCCCCCGGGCCCTGCTGCCCCGGCCAGAGCAGGGGCGCCCGCCCCCGGGGCCCCGGGAGAG GCCACACTCCAGGAAGATGTGGAAAGCCCACCCGTGGTCCTAGGGGAGCCAGAGAAACAGCAGAGGGTGCAGCAGCTG GAGTCAGAACTCAGCAAGAAGCGGAAGAAATGCGAAAGCCTGGAGCAGGAAGCCCGGAAAAAGCAGAGGCGATGTGAGGAGCTG GAACTGCAGCTGAGAGAAGCCCAGAATGAGAATGCCCGCCTGGTGGAGGAGAACTCTCGGCTCAGTGGGAGAGCCACAGAGAAGGAGCAG GTGGAGTGGGAGAATGCGGAGCTGAGGGGCCAGCTCCTGGGGGTGACACAAGAGAGGGACTCAGCCCTTCGCAAGAGCCAGGGTCTGCAGAGCAAGCTGGAGAGCCTGGAGCAGGTGCTGAAG CACATGCGGGAGGTGGCccagcggcggcagcagctggAGGTCGAGTATGAGCAGGCTCGGCTCAGCctgcaggagaagcagcaggaggtcCAGAGGCTGCAGCAG GCCCAGGCGGAAGCTAAGAGGGAACATGAAGGCGCCGTGCAGCTGCTGGAG tcCACCCTGGATTCCATGCAG GTCCGGGTTCGAGAGCTCGAGGAGCAGTGCCGCAGCCAAACTGAGCGCTTCAGCCTCCTGGCGCAGGAGCTCCAGGCCTTCCGCCTGCACCCTGGCCCCTTGGATCTGCTCACCTCTGCCCTGGGCTGCAGTACCCTTGGGGACCGTCCACCACCCCCCTGCTGCTGCTCTaccccccagccctgcagggggTCTGGCCCCAAAG GAAACCTGGCTGTGGAGGGCCTGGCTCCCTATCCAAGAGGCTCCACCCTCAGTCCCTGGTCCCTCTTCAGGCCACAGACCGCAGGCCCACATGCCTTCTTCTCTTTAGACCTTGACCTCCCACCGGGCTCCCCAGGGCGCTGCAGCCCAAAGTCTTCCGAGCCTGCCTCTGCCACGCTTGCTGGGGTCCCTCGAAGGACCGCCAAGAAGGCAGAGTCTCTCTCCAACTCCTCTCGCTCTGAGTCCATCCACAACAGCCCCAAGTCTTGCCCTACGCCTGAG GTGGACACAGCCAGTgaggtggaggagctggaggcagaCAGTGTGTCCCTGCTCCCAGCAGCGCCGGAGGGCAGCCGGGGAGGAGCCAGGATCCAGGTCTTCCTAGCGCGCTACAG CTACAACCCCTTCGAGGGCCCCAACGAGAATCCAGAGGCAGAGCTGCCGCTTACTGCTGGCGAATATATCTACATCTATGGCAACATGGATGAGGATGGCTTTTTTGAAG ggGAGCTTATGGATGGCCGAAGGGGCCTGGTCCCTTCCAATTTTGTAGAGCGTGTGTCCGACGACGACCTCCTGACCTCCCTCCCTCCGGAGCTGGCCGATTTATCCCACAGTTCAGGCCCTGAACTCAGTTTCCTGAGCGGAGGTGGGGGTGGCAGCAGTAGTGGGGGCCAGAGCAGCGGGGGACGCAGCCAgcccagagcagaggaggaggctgcaggggaCGAGCTTAGTCTGAGCCCCTTGCCTGAGGGTCTGGGTGAGCCTCCTGCTGTGCCTTACCCCCGCCATCTGGCAATCCTCAAGCAGCTGGCCCACAGTGTGGTGCTGGCCTGGGAGCCACCTCCTGAGCAAGTGGAGCTACACGGCTACCATATCTGCGTGAATGGGGAGCTGCGtcaggccctggggcctggggtgcCCCCCAAGGCTGTGCTTGAGGACCTGGACCTGCGGGCCGGGGCCCTCCGTGTTTCTGTACAGTCCCTGACCAGTCGGGGCAGCTCCGACCCTCTGCGCTGCTGCTTGGTGGTGGGTGCCCAGGCCCGAGTGGTACCTACTCAGCTGCGGGTCCATCGACTGACAGCCACATCTGCTGAGATTACCTGGGTTCCCAGCAATAGCAACTTGGCCCATGCCATCTACCTCAATGGGGAAGAGTGcccccctgcctgccccagcacCTACTGGGCCACTTTCTGCCACCTGCGGCCTGGTACACTCTATCAGGCACGAGTGGAAGCTCAGCTCCCACCTCAAGGATCCTGGGAACCAGGCTGGGAGCGGCCGGAGCAGCGGGCTGCCACACTGCAGTTCACCACACTGCCCGCAG GCCCACCTGATGCCCCCCTGGATGTGCAGATTGAGCCGGGGCCCTCACCTGGAATCTTGATCATCAGCTGGCTCCCAGTAACAATTGATGCTGCTGGCACCTCCAATGGCGTCCGTGTCACAGGCTATGCCGTTTATGCTGATGGGCAGAAG ATCATGGAGGTGGCCTCGCCCACAGCAGGCAGTGTGCTGGTGGAGTTGTCCCAGCTTCAGCTGCTGCAGGTGTGCAGTGAGGTGGCTGTACGTACCATGTCACCCCATGGCGAGTCAGCCGACTCCATTCCAGCTCCTGTcgccccagccctggctgtggCCTGCCTGCCAGCCAGGGTCTTCTGCCCCTCACCACGACCAGGCTCGGAGGCCAGACCACCCCTTGCTCCAGCTTCTCCAGGGCCTGGAGACCCCAGCTCTCCCCTCCGGTGCCCTGACCCCCATGGAACTCGAGAGCCCCCTGGGGGCCCCCCAGCAAGCCCTCCCAGAGAGACACCAAAAGGATCCCAAGAGGAGCTCCCAGCACCTTGCTCCCAG GAGGAGGTTGGGGCAGCTGTGCTGGGTGCCTCAGAGGACAGGAGGGCCAGTGGGCCAACCGTGAGGGAGACCGTTCCTGGCCCTGCAGCGTCCTCACTCGCCAAGGAGGAGGCCGAGTGGACTGCAGGAGAGGCCTGCCCAGCACCCTGCTCTACGCAGGAAGCCCTGGCCCAGAGGGTGCCCAGTGCTGAGGCCTGCTGCGGAGGAGACACAGCGTCTGGGCTGAGGCCCAGGGCTGAG AGGGAGGACACGGCGGAGCTCGGGGTCCGTCTGGTGAACTCCCTTGTGGACCATGGCCGCAACTCAGATCTATCAGACAtccaagaggaggaggaagaggaggaagaggatgaggagcTGGGTTCCAGGACTTGCTCTTTCCAGAAGCAGGTTGCTGGCAGCTGCATTAGGGAGAATGGGGCCAAG ccccagcccgacCCCATCTGGGAGACTGACAGCGACGAGGAGGTCTTGGAGCAGATCCTGGAGCTGCCCCTCCAGCAGTTCTGCAGCAAGAAGCTCTTTAGCatccctgaggaggaggaggaagaggatgaggaggatgaggaggacaaagagaggccaggggctggctgTTCTTCCCGAGACCCTGGCCTTCCTGAGCCTGCAGTGCTGGGGCTGGGCTGTGACAGCAGTCTGCCCCGAGGACCTGGCCCGTGTCCGTTGTCTCCTGAGCCCTCCAGGGCTGGGGACCGCCTGGAGGACATGCCCGGACTAGTTGGTGGAAACAGCTGGAAGAGAGGAAATGGCTCCCCCGAGAAGCCCCCAAACCGCAGGCGGTCCCCAGATCCCCGTGAACACTGCAGCCGACTTCTCAGCAACTGCGGGCCCCAGGCCTCTGGACGACCAGGCCCCACACGGGAGAGGGGGGCCCCCGTTGTGGGCGAGGGTGCCAAGGGTGGACCAGAGGCTGGTGGGAGAGGGCGGCCGGCCCCTTCCCGGAGGTGCCCCCGGGGCCTGGCCCCAGAATCTGGCCTGGCCAGCTGCCTTTCTCCCAAATGCTTGGAAATCAGCATCGAATATGATTCTGAGGATGAACAGgaggcgggcggcgggggcgTCAGCATCACCAGCTCCTGCTACCTCGGAGATGGGGAAGCCTGGGGCACAGCACCTATAGGAAGGCCCAGGGGGCCTCTGAAGGCCAATTCAGGCCTCAACCCCTACCCACGCCTCCTGGCCTGGGAGAAAGGGGAGCCAGAACGGAGAGGCCGCAGTGCGACTGGCAGAGCCAAGGAGCAACCCTCCCGG GCAGCAGAGTCGGGGgagcccagagggcagaggggcccCCCACGGAAAGGGGGCCGGGCCCCCAGGCCCACCGAGCTGG CCCCTCCGAGGAGTCCCCCAGAAGTGCTGGCTTACCAGGACCTACCTGTCAGGGTCTTTGTGGCCCTGTTTGACTATGACCCTGTGTCAATGTCACCCAACCCTGATGCTGGGGAAGAGGAGCTCCCCTTCCGGGAGGGCCAGATCCTGAAG GTGTTTGGGGACAAGGATGCCGATGGCTTCTACCGGGGTGAAGGTGGGGGCCGGACAGGCTACATCCCCTGCAACATGGTGGCTGAGGTAGCTGTGGACAGTCTTGTGGGGAGACAACAGTTGTTCCAGCGGGGTTATTTGTCCCCAGATGTTCTCACTGAGGGCTCAG GGCATTGTCCCTTTGTGTACTCCACAGCCCGCACAGCTGGGCCTCCTCCCAAGCCCCGCCGCTCCAAGAAAA CTGAGTCAGaaggccctgcccagcccagtgcAG GCTTCCCCCAGCCGGTCTCCTCTGCCAGCCTGAAAGCTCCCCGCTCCATGGTGGCTGCATTTGACTACAATCCCCAGGAGAGCTCCCCCAACATGGATGTGGAG GCAGAGCTACCCTTCCGGGCAGGGGACGTCATTACTGTGTTCGGGGGCATGGACGATGATGGTTTCTACTAT GGCGAGCTGAATGGACAGAGGGGCCTGGTTCCATCCAACTTCCTGGAGGGCCCTGGGCCTGAGGCGGGCAGCTCAGACAGGGAGCCTGGGACACCCCAGGCTGAGAGTCAG
- the TSPOAP1 gene encoding peripheral-type benzodiazepine receptor-associated protein 1 isoform X14, translating to MEQLTSLPRPGDPGAMEPWALPAWQSWTPGQGSEPGGAAPSIADTPAALQLGELGLKESSEPEGARSPRLVGGIDPEGTETELPSLGQQAASSVPSCPMLEDEEAEVFPEGKLNMGFGDGPNLELLRALGELQQRCAILKEENQMLRKSSFPETEEKVRRLKRKNAELAVIAKRLEERARKLQETNLRVEGPQWLHVRDFDRLLRESQREVLRLQRQIALRNQQEPPPPPRPPGPAAPARAGAPAPGAPGEATLQEDVESPPVVLGEPEKQQRVQQLESELSKKRKKCESLEQEARKKQRRCEELELQLREAQNENARLVEENSRLSGRATEKEQVEWENAELRGQLLGVTQERDSALRKSQGLQSKLESLEQVLKHMREVAQRRQQLEVEYEQARLSLQEKQQEVQRLQQAQAEAKREHEGAVQLLESTLDSMQVRVRELEEQCRSQTERFSLLAQELQAFRLHPGPLDLLTSALGCSTLGDRPPPPCCCSTPQPCRGSGPKDLDLPPGSPGRCSPKSSEPASATLAGVPRRTAKKAESLSNSSRSESIHNSPKSCPTPEVDTASEVEELEADSVSLLPAAPEGSRGGARIQVFLARYSYNPFEGPNENPEAELPLTAGEYIYIYGNMDEDGFFEGELMDGRRGLVPSNFVERVSDDDLLTSLPPELADLSHSSGPELSFLSGGGGGSSSGGQSSGGRSQPRAEEEAAGDELSLSPLPEGLGEPPAVPYPRHLAILKQLAHSVVLAWEPPPEQVELHGYHICVNGELRQALGPGVPPKAVLEDLDLRAGALRVSVQSLTSRGSSDPLRCCLVVGAQARVVPTQLRVHRLTATSAEITWVPSNSNLAHAIYLNGEECPPACPSTYWATFCHLRPGTLYQARVEAQLPPQGSWEPGWERPEQRAATLQFTTLPAGPPDAPLDVQIEPGPSPGILIISWLPVTIDAAGTSNGVRVTGYAVYADGQKIMEVASPTAGSVLVELSQLQLLQVCSEVAVRTMSPHGESADSIPAPVAPALAVACLPARVFCPSPRPGSEARPPLAPASPGPGDPSSPLRCPDPHGTREPPGGPPASPPRETPKGSQEELPAPCSQEEVGAAVLGASEDRRASGPTVRETVPGPAASSLAKEEAEWTAGEACPAPCSTQEALAQRVPSAEACCGGDTASGLRPRAEREDTAELGVRLVNSLVDHGRNSDLSDIQEEEEEEEEDEELGSRTCSFQKQVAGSCIRENGAKPQPDPIWETDSDEEVLEQILELPLQQFCSKKLFSIPEEEEEEDEEDEEDKERPGAGCSSRDPGLPEPAVLGLGCDSSLPRGPGPCPLSPEPSRAGDRLEDMPGLVGGNSWKRGNGSPEKPPNRRRSPDPREHCSRLLSNCGPQASGRPGPTRERGAPVVGEGAKGGPEAGGRGRPAPSRRCPRGLAPESGLASCLSPKCLEISIEYDSEDEQEAGGGGVSITSSCYLGDGEAWGTAPIGRPRGPLKANSGLNPYPRLLAWEKGEPERRGRSATGRAKEQPSRAAESGEPRGQRGPPRKGGRAPRPTELAPPRSPPEVLAYQDLPVRVFVALFDYDPVSMSPNPDAGEEELPFREGQILKVFGDKDADGFYRGEGGGRTGYIPCNMVAEVAVDSLVGRQQLFQRGYLSPDVLTEGSGHCPFVYSTARTAGPPPKPRRSKKTESEGPAQPSAGFPQPVSSASLKAPRSMVAAFDYNPQESSPNMDVEAELPFRAGDVITVFGGMDDDGFYYGELNGQRGLVPSNFLEGPGPEAGSSDREPGTPQAESQRTRRRRVQC from the exons ATGGAGCAACTGACATCCCTCCCACGGCCGGGGGACCCTGGAGCCATGGAGCCATGGGCACTGCCCGCCTGGCAGAGCTGGACTCCAGGCCAGGGGAGCGAACCTGGAGGCGCAGCCCCAAGCATTGCTGATACTCCAGCAGCTCTGCAGCTTGGAGAACTGGGGCTTAAGGAGAGCTCTGAGCCCGAGGGAGCCAGGAGCCCCCGACTTGTGGGGGGCATTGACCCTGAAGGAACAGAAACTGAGCTGCCCAGCCTGGGGCAGCAAGCAGCAAGCTCCGTACCCAGCTGCCCGATGCTGGAGGATGAGGAGGCGGAGGTTTTTCCTGAG GGCAAGCTGAACATGGGCTTCGGGGACGGACCCAATCTGGAGCTGCTGAGGGCCCTGGGGGAGCTGCAGCAGCGCTGTGCCATCCTTAAGGAGGaaaaccaaatgctg AGGAAGAGCAGCTTCCCTGAGACGGAGGAGAAGGTGCGGAGGCTGAAGCGGAAGAACGCGGAGCTGGCGGTCATTGCCAAGCGCCTGGAGGAGAGGGCCCGGAAACTGCAGGAGACTAACCTTAGGGTG GAGGGCCCCCAGTGGCTCCACGTGCGGGACTTCGACCGGCTGCTGCGCGAGTCCCAGCGGGAGGTGCTGCGGCTGCAGAGGCAGATCGCTCTGCGCAACCAGCAGGAGCCGCCCCCACCGCCCCGGCCCCCGGGCCCTGCTGCCCCGGCCAGAGCAGGGGCGCCCGCCCCCGGGGCCCCGGGAGAG GCCACACTCCAGGAAGATGTGGAAAGCCCACCCGTGGTCCTAGGGGAGCCAGAGAAACAGCAGAGGGTGCAGCAGCTG GAGTCAGAACTCAGCAAGAAGCGGAAGAAATGCGAAAGCCTGGAGCAGGAAGCCCGGAAAAAGCAGAGGCGATGTGAGGAGCTG GAACTGCAGCTGAGAGAAGCCCAGAATGAGAATGCCCGCCTGGTGGAGGAGAACTCTCGGCTCAGTGGGAGAGCCACAGAGAAGGAGCAG GTGGAGTGGGAGAATGCGGAGCTGAGGGGCCAGCTCCTGGGGGTGACACAAGAGAGGGACTCAGCCCTTCGCAAGAGCCAGGGTCTGCAGAGCAAGCTGGAGAGCCTGGAGCAGGTGCTGAAG CACATGCGGGAGGTGGCccagcggcggcagcagctggAGGTCGAGTATGAGCAGGCTCGGCTCAGCctgcaggagaagcagcaggaggtcCAGAGGCTGCAGCAG GCCCAGGCGGAAGCTAAGAGGGAACATGAAGGCGCCGTGCAGCTGCTGGAG tcCACCCTGGATTCCATGCAG GTCCGGGTTCGAGAGCTCGAGGAGCAGTGCCGCAGCCAAACTGAGCGCTTCAGCCTCCTGGCGCAGGAGCTCCAGGCCTTCCGCCTGCACCCTGGCCCCTTGGATCTGCTCACCTCTGCCCTGGGCTGCAGTACCCTTGGGGACCGTCCACCACCCCCCTGCTGCTGCTCTaccccccagccctgcagggggTCTGGCCCCAAAG ACCTTGACCTCCCACCGGGCTCCCCAGGGCGCTGCAGCCCAAAGTCTTCCGAGCCTGCCTCTGCCACGCTTGCTGGGGTCCCTCGAAGGACCGCCAAGAAGGCAGAGTCTCTCTCCAACTCCTCTCGCTCTGAGTCCATCCACAACAGCCCCAAGTCTTGCCCTACGCCTGAG GTGGACACAGCCAGTgaggtggaggagctggaggcagaCAGTGTGTCCCTGCTCCCAGCAGCGCCGGAGGGCAGCCGGGGAGGAGCCAGGATCCAGGTCTTCCTAGCGCGCTACAG CTACAACCCCTTCGAGGGCCCCAACGAGAATCCAGAGGCAGAGCTGCCGCTTACTGCTGGCGAATATATCTACATCTATGGCAACATGGATGAGGATGGCTTTTTTGAAG ggGAGCTTATGGATGGCCGAAGGGGCCTGGTCCCTTCCAATTTTGTAGAGCGTGTGTCCGACGACGACCTCCTGACCTCCCTCCCTCCGGAGCTGGCCGATTTATCCCACAGTTCAGGCCCTGAACTCAGTTTCCTGAGCGGAGGTGGGGGTGGCAGCAGTAGTGGGGGCCAGAGCAGCGGGGGACGCAGCCAgcccagagcagaggaggaggctgcaggggaCGAGCTTAGTCTGAGCCCCTTGCCTGAGGGTCTGGGTGAGCCTCCTGCTGTGCCTTACCCCCGCCATCTGGCAATCCTCAAGCAGCTGGCCCACAGTGTGGTGCTGGCCTGGGAGCCACCTCCTGAGCAAGTGGAGCTACACGGCTACCATATCTGCGTGAATGGGGAGCTGCGtcaggccctggggcctggggtgcCCCCCAAGGCTGTGCTTGAGGACCTGGACCTGCGGGCCGGGGCCCTCCGTGTTTCTGTACAGTCCCTGACCAGTCGGGGCAGCTCCGACCCTCTGCGCTGCTGCTTGGTGGTGGGTGCCCAGGCCCGAGTGGTACCTACTCAGCTGCGGGTCCATCGACTGACAGCCACATCTGCTGAGATTACCTGGGTTCCCAGCAATAGCAACTTGGCCCATGCCATCTACCTCAATGGGGAAGAGTGcccccctgcctgccccagcacCTACTGGGCCACTTTCTGCCACCTGCGGCCTGGTACACTCTATCAGGCACGAGTGGAAGCTCAGCTCCCACCTCAAGGATCCTGGGAACCAGGCTGGGAGCGGCCGGAGCAGCGGGCTGCCACACTGCAGTTCACCACACTGCCCGCAG GCCCACCTGATGCCCCCCTGGATGTGCAGATTGAGCCGGGGCCCTCACCTGGAATCTTGATCATCAGCTGGCTCCCAGTAACAATTGATGCTGCTGGCACCTCCAATGGCGTCCGTGTCACAGGCTATGCCGTTTATGCTGATGGGCAGAAG ATCATGGAGGTGGCCTCGCCCACAGCAGGCAGTGTGCTGGTGGAGTTGTCCCAGCTTCAGCTGCTGCAGGTGTGCAGTGAGGTGGCTGTACGTACCATGTCACCCCATGGCGAGTCAGCCGACTCCATTCCAGCTCCTGTcgccccagccctggctgtggCCTGCCTGCCAGCCAGGGTCTTCTGCCCCTCACCACGACCAGGCTCGGAGGCCAGACCACCCCTTGCTCCAGCTTCTCCAGGGCCTGGAGACCCCAGCTCTCCCCTCCGGTGCCCTGACCCCCATGGAACTCGAGAGCCCCCTGGGGGCCCCCCAGCAAGCCCTCCCAGAGAGACACCAAAAGGATCCCAAGAGGAGCTCCCAGCACCTTGCTCCCAG GAGGAGGTTGGGGCAGCTGTGCTGGGTGCCTCAGAGGACAGGAGGGCCAGTGGGCCAACCGTGAGGGAGACCGTTCCTGGCCCTGCAGCGTCCTCACTCGCCAAGGAGGAGGCCGAGTGGACTGCAGGAGAGGCCTGCCCAGCACCCTGCTCTACGCAGGAAGCCCTGGCCCAGAGGGTGCCCAGTGCTGAGGCCTGCTGCGGAGGAGACACAGCGTCTGGGCTGAGGCCCAGGGCTGAG AGGGAGGACACGGCGGAGCTCGGGGTCCGTCTGGTGAACTCCCTTGTGGACCATGGCCGCAACTCAGATCTATCAGACAtccaagaggaggaggaagaggaggaagaggatgaggagcTGGGTTCCAGGACTTGCTCTTTCCAGAAGCAGGTTGCTGGCAGCTGCATTAGGGAGAATGGGGCCAAG ccccagcccgacCCCATCTGGGAGACTGACAGCGACGAGGAGGTCTTGGAGCAGATCCTGGAGCTGCCCCTCCAGCAGTTCTGCAGCAAGAAGCTCTTTAGCatccctgaggaggaggaggaagaggatgaggaggatgaggaggacaaagagaggccaggggctggctgTTCTTCCCGAGACCCTGGCCTTCCTGAGCCTGCAGTGCTGGGGCTGGGCTGTGACAGCAGTCTGCCCCGAGGACCTGGCCCGTGTCCGTTGTCTCCTGAGCCCTCCAGGGCTGGGGACCGCCTGGAGGACATGCCCGGACTAGTTGGTGGAAACAGCTGGAAGAGAGGAAATGGCTCCCCCGAGAAGCCCCCAAACCGCAGGCGGTCCCCAGATCCCCGTGAACACTGCAGCCGACTTCTCAGCAACTGCGGGCCCCAGGCCTCTGGACGACCAGGCCCCACACGGGAGAGGGGGGCCCCCGTTGTGGGCGAGGGTGCCAAGGGTGGACCAGAGGCTGGTGGGAGAGGGCGGCCGGCCCCTTCCCGGAGGTGCCCCCGGGGCCTGGCCCCAGAATCTGGCCTGGCCAGCTGCCTTTCTCCCAAATGCTTGGAAATCAGCATCGAATATGATTCTGAGGATGAACAGgaggcgggcggcgggggcgTCAGCATCACCAGCTCCTGCTACCTCGGAGATGGGGAAGCCTGGGGCACAGCACCTATAGGAAGGCCCAGGGGGCCTCTGAAGGCCAATTCAGGCCTCAACCCCTACCCACGCCTCCTGGCCTGGGAGAAAGGGGAGCCAGAACGGAGAGGCCGCAGTGCGACTGGCAGAGCCAAGGAGCAACCCTCCCGG GCAGCAGAGTCGGGGgagcccagagggcagaggggcccCCCACGGAAAGGGGGCCGGGCCCCCAGGCCCACCGAGCTGG CCCCTCCGAGGAGTCCCCCAGAAGTGCTGGCTTACCAGGACCTACCTGTCAGGGTCTTTGTGGCCCTGTTTGACTATGACCCTGTGTCAATGTCACCCAACCCTGATGCTGGGGAAGAGGAGCTCCCCTTCCGGGAGGGCCAGATCCTGAAG GTGTTTGGGGACAAGGATGCCGATGGCTTCTACCGGGGTGAAGGTGGGGGCCGGACAGGCTACATCCCCTGCAACATGGTGGCTGAGGTAGCTGTGGACAGTCTTGTGGGGAGACAACAGTTGTTCCAGCGGGGTTATTTGTCCCCAGATGTTCTCACTGAGGGCTCAG GGCATTGTCCCTTTGTGTACTCCACAGCCCGCACAGCTGGGCCTCCTCCCAAGCCCCGCCGCTCCAAGAAAA CTGAGTCAGaaggccctgcccagcccagtgcAG GCTTCCCCCAGCCGGTCTCCTCTGCCAGCCTGAAAGCTCCCCGCTCCATGGTGGCTGCATTTGACTACAATCCCCAGGAGAGCTCCCCCAACATGGATGTGGAG GCAGAGCTACCCTTCCGGGCAGGGGACGTCATTACTGTGTTCGGGGGCATGGACGATGATGGTTTCTACTAT GGCGAGCTGAATGGACAGAGGGGCCTGGTTCCATCCAACTTCCTGGAGGGCCCTGGGCCTGAGGCGGGCAGCTCAGACAGGGAGCCTGGGACACCCCAGGCTGAGAGTCAG